The following proteins are encoded in a genomic region of Astatotilapia calliptera chromosome 22, fAstCal1.2, whole genome shotgun sequence:
- the sdc3 gene encoding syndecan-3 isoform X2, whose protein sequence is MELPWLLALTALLAHATTGQKWSLPIDDEGSARDEFYDDEDLYSGSGSGFPEIGMRPTSVAVTFTTEEPLLLSTTQATDLAPSAPPAAEPSPNPEDPTTTPLLTEAEGESGVFLDRDLERERELERELEKERERERERERERVREMEREKERERERERERERERERERERERELERIRAAAKTTAAPRSPAAVPMFTTKPAASPAESAAPSAGSDDLSATEEEEDIYLSPEPSLLYPGFTDVTTTEEDMSITPESTPEPTTAATTTATTVKTRTPFRPRVPMMTTTQAVPTERTTRPQQPTTTQEGTNEVGAAGPSGDYEIMDGRRNNLGSEMAGGPDLIGNSVDGGSSAAQLPQKNILERKEVLIAVLIGGLLAVVFADFLFIGKEQEATYFRLDSRRVLV, encoded by the exons ATGGAGCTGCCTTGGCTGCTGGCGCTCACGGCGCTGCTTGCTCACGCCACCACG GGACAGAAGTGGTCGCTGCCTATCGATGACGAAGGGTCGGCGAGAGATGAATTTTACGACGACGAGGATCTCTACTCGGGCTCTGGCTCTGGCT TTCCTGAGATCGGTATGAGGCCAACATCAGTAGCTGTCACGTTCACCACAGAGGAACCCCTACTTCTCTCCACCACCCAAGCAACTGACCTCGCTCCCTCTGCACCGCCTGCAGCAGAGCCTAGCCCCAACCCAGAGGACCCGACGACCACCCCTCTTCTCACTGAAGCTGAAGGAGAGAGCGGCGTGTTCTTGGATAGGGAcctggagagggagagggagctgGAGCGGGAGCTggaaaaggagagggagagagaaagggagagggaaAGGGAGCGTGTCCGAGAGATGGAGCgagagaaggagagggagagagagagggagagggagagagagcgagagagggagagagagagggaacgtGAGAGAGAGCTGGAGAGAATCCGGGCCGCCGCCAAGACCACTGCCGCGCCCCGGTCCCCTGCTGCCGTTCCTATGTTCACCACCAAACCTGCAGCCAGTCCTGCTGAAAGtgcagcgccctctgctggttcAGATGACCTGAGCGccacagaagaagaggaagacatCTACCTTTCGCCAGAGCCCAGCTTGCTTTACCCAGGATTCACTGACGTAACCACTACAGAAGAAGACATGTCCATCACACCAGAGTCAACCCCTGAGCCCACCACAGCTGCAACAACCACTGCTACCACTGTCAAGACCAGGACCCCCTTCAGGCCCAGGGTTCCCATGATGACAACGACTCAGGCGGTGCCAACAGAGAGGACGACCCGCCCACAGCAGCCCACAACAACACAG GAGGGCACCAACGAAGTGGGTGCTGCAGGACCAAGTGGAGATTATGAAATCATGGATGGACGCCGCAATAATCTTGGCAGCGAAATGGCGGGTGGACCTGATCTTATCGGCAACTCTGTGGACGGAGGCAGCTCCGCGGCCCAGCTGCCGCAGAAGAACATCCTGGAGAGAAAAGAGGTCTTGATAG CCGTTCTGATTGGTGGACTTCTGGCTGTGGTTTTCGCTGATTTCCTGTTCATCGGTAAAGAGCAGGAGGCAACATATTTTAGACTAGACAGTAGACGTGTATTAGTGTAG
- the sdc3 gene encoding syndecan-3 isoform X1, with protein MELPWLLALTALLAHATTGQKWSLPIDDEGSARDEFYDDEDLYSGSGSGFPEIGMRPTSVAVTFTTEEPLLLSTTQATDLAPSAPPAAEPSPNPEDPTTTPLLTEAEGESGVFLDRDLERERELERELEKERERERERERERVREMEREKERERERERERERERERERERERELERIRAAAKTTAAPRSPAAVPMFTTKPAASPAESAAPSAGSDDLSATEEEEDIYLSPEPSLLYPGFTDVTTTEEDMSITPESTPEPTTAATTTATTVKTRTPFRPRVPMMTTTQAVPTERTTRPQQPTTTQEGTNEVGAAGPSGDYEIMDGRRNNLGSEMAGGPDLIGNSVDGGSSAAQLPQKNILERKEVLIAVIVGGVVGALFAAFLVMLLVYRMKKKDEGSYTLEEPKQATVTYQKPDKQEEFYA; from the exons ATGGAGCTGCCTTGGCTGCTGGCGCTCACGGCGCTGCTTGCTCACGCCACCACG GGACAGAAGTGGTCGCTGCCTATCGATGACGAAGGGTCGGCGAGAGATGAATTTTACGACGACGAGGATCTCTACTCGGGCTCTGGCTCTGGCT TTCCTGAGATCGGTATGAGGCCAACATCAGTAGCTGTCACGTTCACCACAGAGGAACCCCTACTTCTCTCCACCACCCAAGCAACTGACCTCGCTCCCTCTGCACCGCCTGCAGCAGAGCCTAGCCCCAACCCAGAGGACCCGACGACCACCCCTCTTCTCACTGAAGCTGAAGGAGAGAGCGGCGTGTTCTTGGATAGGGAcctggagagggagagggagctgGAGCGGGAGCTggaaaaggagagggagagagaaagggagagggaaAGGGAGCGTGTCCGAGAGATGGAGCgagagaaggagagggagagagagagggagagggagagagagcgagagagggagagagagagggaacgtGAGAGAGAGCTGGAGAGAATCCGGGCCGCCGCCAAGACCACTGCCGCGCCCCGGTCCCCTGCTGCCGTTCCTATGTTCACCACCAAACCTGCAGCCAGTCCTGCTGAAAGtgcagcgccctctgctggttcAGATGACCTGAGCGccacagaagaagaggaagacatCTACCTTTCGCCAGAGCCCAGCTTGCTTTACCCAGGATTCACTGACGTAACCACTACAGAAGAAGACATGTCCATCACACCAGAGTCAACCCCTGAGCCCACCACAGCTGCAACAACCACTGCTACCACTGTCAAGACCAGGACCCCCTTCAGGCCCAGGGTTCCCATGATGACAACGACTCAGGCGGTGCCAACAGAGAGGACGACCCGCCCACAGCAGCCCACAACAACACAG GAGGGCACCAACGAAGTGGGTGCTGCAGGACCAAGTGGAGATTATGAAATCATGGATGGACGCCGCAATAATCTTGGCAGCGAAATGGCGGGTGGACCTGATCTTATCGGCAACTCTGTGGACGGAGGCAGCTCCGCGGCCCAGCTGCCGCAGAAGAACATCCTGGAGAGAAAAGAGGTCTTGATAG CGGTGATAGTGGGAGGCGTGGTGGGCGCCCTGTTCGCTGCCTTCCTGGTGATGCTGCTGGTGTACAGGATGAAGAAGAAGGACGAGGGCAGCTACACGCTGGAGGAACCCAAACAGGCCACCGTCACCTACCAGAAACCGGACAAGCAGGAGGAGTTTTATGCATAA